Genomic DNA from Drosophila subobscura isolate 14011-0131.10 unplaced genomic scaffold, UCBerk_Dsub_1.0 Contig_14, whole genome shotgun sequence:
aattaataaataaataaatttaatattaaattaaaataaatataacaatatatgtatataataaattaataaataaataaataaatttaatattaaattaaaataaatttttgtgttgcgggtgctgctgctgctgctgctgctgctgctgttgggacCTTGGGTgagttgctgccgctggaggagctgcgcggTGGCTCCACCACATCCAAAGTTTCGCCCGCCGGCGGTgttgtgggcgtgggtgtgggcgtgggcgtgttGTCGTCTCGCTCCTGCTTGATGTGCAgatgcagctccttctgccgCACCCTCTGCCGCTCCATTTCACGCTCCAGTCGCTCGCGCtcgcgctcccgctccctgtccctgtccttgtcGCGCTCCTTGGAGAGTATGCTCTTGCGCGGCGCCAGCGCCACATTGGGCTGGTACGTGCGCTCCGCGTACCGCTTTTCCGTGCTGCGGACCACGCGCTCGGGATTCTGCAGCTCCGGCGGCTCCTGGCAGGCGTAGGGCAGCGAGGAGAGCGTCGCATTGTAGGCGTGCAGGAAGGCCTTCGTGGTGGTGGGTCCCCACGGGCGGAACGCGGACGAGGAGTTCATCGGCtggtggggatggggatgcggatgcggcggcggtggctgcggctgccccaCCAGCACTGCCCCacgcggatgctgctgctgctgctgctgttgcacacaATGGGCGTACATTATTTGGTagtgaaaaacaatttttttgttttatttgttttttcttttcaagtcgctttcgcagtctcgtgtgtgtctctttatgtttattcacacagtgtacgctgaatactctaatggaaaatatttgcaacgccaagtcaattgttgttatgtgtatacatatttatatgcttataaccgtttatccctttcgtcctaaatgtatttgggaaatatatgagcatagaggggatacagaaaatcaatttatttttatttggggcaagctgcttcataaagtcgcaagtttgaaaaaaagggtatgtgatctcagaaccACAGAAAAATGCGCCCAACCctgctacatttgtataagtggGTGTAGCCAATGAAAACGCAGCTAGAAGCCCCAGCTACATGGGTATCAGTGAGTGTAGAGCGCGCAACCctgctacatttgtataagtgcaTGAGCCAATGAACACGCAGCTAGAAGCCCAAGCCACATGggtattaatattaaatataataatatatataataaattaataaataaataaatttaatattaaattaaaataaatataacaatatatgtatataataaattaataaataaataaataaatttaatattaaattaaaataaatttttgtgttgctggtgctgctgctgctgctgctgttgggacCTTGGGTgagttgctgccgctggaggagctgcgcggTGGCTCCACCACATCCAAAGTTTCGCCCGCCGGCGGTgttgtgggcgtgggtgtgggcgtgggcgtgttGTCGTCTCGCTCCTGCTTGATGTGCAgatgcagctccttctgccgCACCCTCTGCCGCTCCATTTCACGCTCCAGTCGCtcgcgctcccgctccctgtccctgtccttgtcGCGCTCCTTGGAGAGTATGCTCTTGCGCGGCGCCAGCGCCACATTGGGCTGGTACGTGCGCTCCGCGTACCGCTTTTCCGTGCTGCGGACCACGCGCTCGGGATTCTGCAGCTCCGGCGGCTCCTGGCAGGCGTAGGGCAGCGAGGAGAGCGTCGCATTGTAGGCGTGCAGGAAGGCCTTCGTGGTGGTGGGTCCCCACGGGCGGAACGCGGACGAGGAGTTCATCGGCTGGtggggatgcggatgcggcggcggtggctgcggctgccccaCCAGCACTGCCCCacgcggatgctgctgctgctgctgctgttgcacacaATGGGCGTACATTATTTGGTagtgaaaaacaatttttttgttttatttgttttatttgttttttcttttcaagtcCTTTTTCGCAGTCAgtcgtgtgtgtctctttatgtttattcacacagtgtacgctgaatactctaatggaaaatatttgcaacgccaagtcaattgttgttatgtgtatacatatttatatgcttataaccgtttatccctttcgtcctaaatgtatttgggaaatatatgagcatagaggggatacagaaaatcaatttatttttatttggggcaagctgcttcataaagtcgcaagtttgaaaaaagggtatgtgatctcagaaccACAGAAAAATGCGCCCAACCctgctacatttgtataagtggGTGTAGCCAATGAAAACGCAGCTAGAAGCCCCAGCTACATGGGTATCAGTGAGTGTAGAGCGCGCAACCctgctacatttgtataagtgcaTGAGCCAATGAACACGCAGCTAGAAGCCCAAGCCACATGggtattaatattaaatataataatatatataataaattaataaataaataaatttaatattaaattaaaataaatataacaatatatgtatataataaattaataaataaataaataaatttaatattaaattaaaataaattttttgttttttttgctgctgctgctgctgctgctgggctgttGCTGGGTgagttgctgccgctggaggagctgcgcggTGGCTCCACCACATCCAAAGTTTCGCCCGCCGGCGGTgttgtgggcgtgggtgtgggcgtgggcgtgttGTCGTCTCGCTCCTGCTTGATGTGCAgatgcagctccttctgccgCACCCTCTGCCGCTCCATTTCACGCTCCAGTCGCtcgcgctcccgctccctgtccctgtccttgtcGCGCCTTTGAGAGTATGCTCTTGCGCGGCGCCAGCGCCACATTGGGCTGGTACGTGCGCTCCGCGTACCGCTTTTCCGTGCTGCGGACCACGCGCTCGGGATTCTGCAGCTCCGGCGGCTCCTGGCAGGCGTAGGGCAGCGAGGAGGCGTCGCGTCGCATTGTAGGCGTGCAGGAAGGCCTTCGTGGTGGTGGGTCCCCACGGGCGGAACGCGGACGAGGAGTTCATCGGCTGGtggggatgcggatgcggcggcggtggctgcggctgccccaCCAGCACTGCCCCacgcggatgctgctgctgctgctgctgttgcacacaATGGGCGTACATTATTTGGTagtgaaaacattttttttttgttttgttttatttttttcttttcaagtcgctttcgcagtctcgtgtgtgtctctttatgtttattcacacagtgtacgctgaatactctaatggaaaatatttgcaacgccaagtcaattgttgttatgtgtatacatatttatatgcttataaccgtttatcccttttcgtcctaaatgtatttgggaaatatatgagcatagaggggatatacagaaaatcaatttattttttatttggggcaagctgcttcataaagtcgcaagtttgaaaaaaagggtatgtgatctcagaaccACAGAAAAATGCGCCCAACCctgctacatttgtataagtggGTGTAGCCAATGAAAACGCAGCTAGAAGCCCCAGCTACATGGGTATCAGTGAGTGTAGAGCGCGCAACCCTGctgctatttttttgtataagtGCATGAGCCAATGAACACGCAGCTAGAAGCCCAAGCCACATGggtattaatattaaatataataatatatataataaattaataaataaataaatttaatattaaattaaaataaatataacaatatatgtatataataaattaataaataaataaataaatttaatattaaattaaaataaatttttgtgttgctgctgctgctgctgctgctgctgttgggacCTTGGGTgagttgctgccgctggaggagctgcgcggTGGCTCCACCACATCCAAAGTTTCGCCCGCCGGCGGTGTTGTTGTGGTgggggtgtgggcgtgggcgtgttGTCGTCTCGCTCCTGCTTGATGTGCAgatgcagctccttctgccgCACCCTCTGCCGCTCCATTTCACGCTCCAGTCGCtcgcgctcccgctccctgtccctgtccttgtcGCGCTCCTTGGAGAGTATGCTCTTGCGCGGCGCCAGCGCCACATTGGGCTGGTACGTGCGCTCCGCGTACCGCTTTTCCGTGCTGCGGACCACGCGCTCGGGATTCTGCAGCTCCGGCGGCTCCTGGCAGGCGTAGGGCAGCGAGGAGAGCGTCGCATTGTCGCATTGTAGGCGTGTGCAGGAAGGCCTTCGTGGTGGTGGGTCCCCACGGGCGGAACGCGGACGAGGAGTTCATCGGCTGGtggggatgcggatgcggcggcggtggctgcggctgccccaCCAGCACTGCCCCacgcggatgctgctgctgctgctgctgttgcacacaATGGGCGTACATTATTTGGTagtgaaaacaattttttttttttttttttttttttcaagtcgctttcgcagtctcgtgtgtgtctctttatgtttattcacacagtgtacgctgaatactctaatggaaaatatttatttgcaacgccaagtcaattgtttgtttgtgtgtatacatatttatatgcttataaccgtttatccctttcgtcctaaatgtatttgggaaatatatgagcatagaggggatacagaaaatcaatttatttttatttggggcaagctgcttcttcataaagtcgcaagtttgaaaaaaaggtatgtgatctcagaaccACAGAAAAATGCGCCCAACCctgctacatttgtataagtggGTGTAGCCAATGAAAACGCAGCTAGAAGCCCCAGCTACATGGGTATCAGTGAGTGTAGAGCGCGCAACCctgctacatttgtataagtgcaTGAGCCAATGAACACGCAGCTAGAAGCCCAAGCCACATGggtattaatattaaatataataatatatataataa
This window encodes:
- the LOC117903007 gene encoding cleavage and polyadenylation specificity factor subunit CG7185-like; its protein translation is MYAHCVQQQQQQQHPRGAVLVGQPQPPPPHPHPHQPMNSSSAFRPWGPTTTKAFLHTPTMRQCDALLAALRLPGAAGAAESRARGPQHGKAQQQQQHPRGAVLVGQPQPPPPHPHPHQPMNSSSAFRPWGPTTTKAFLHAYNATRRLLAALRLPGAAGAAESRARGPQHGKAQQQQQHPRGAVLVGQPQPPPPHPHPHQPMNSSSAFRPWGPTTTKAFLHAYNATLSSLPYACQEPPELQNPERVVRSTEKRYAERTYQPNPMNSSSAFRPWGPTTTKAFLHAYNATLSSLPYACQEPPELQNPERVVRSTEKRYAERTYQPN